The following coding sequences are from one Hippopotamus amphibius kiboko isolate mHipAmp2 chromosome 9, mHipAmp2.hap2, whole genome shotgun sequence window:
- the LOC130829305 gene encoding 28S ribosomal protein S17, mitochondrial isoform X3: MSVVRSSVHAKWIVGKVIGTAMQKTAKVRVTRLVLDPYLLKYFNKRKTYFAHDALQQCTIGDIVLLKALPVPRTKHVKHELAEIIFKVGQVIDPVTGKRCAGTTYLESPVSLETTHLTKNLEKLDLSSTQ; this comes from the exons ATGTCAGTAGTTCGTTCATCTGTCCATGCCAAATGGATTGTGGGGAAGGTGATTGGGACAGCAATGCAAAAAACTGCTAAAGTGAGAGTGACCAGACTTGTTTTGGATCCCTATTTATTAAAG TATTTTAATAAGCGAAAAACCTACTTTGCCCACGATGCTCTCCAGCAGTGCACCATTGGGGATATTGTGCTTCTCAAAGCTCTGCCTGTCCCAAGAACAAAGCACGTGAAGCATGAACTGGCTGAGATCATTTTCAAAGTTGGACAAGTCATAGATCCAGTGACTGGAAAGCGCTGTGCAGGAACCACCTACCTGGAGAGTCCAGTCAGTCTGGAAACCACCCACCTAACCAAAAACCTGGAAAAACTCGATCTCTCTTCAACACAGTGA